One window of Drosophila busckii strain San Diego stock center, stock number 13000-0081.31 chromosome 3L, ASM1175060v1, whole genome shotgun sequence genomic DNA carries:
- the LOC108600971 gene encoding purine nucleoside phosphorylase isoform X1, producing MLVSALTQIPKFQNFQFGNKLQLLLPYSEPLRSKMCSRDCCSGKSGSSKPGNACSDKKGKADTELVVPTPQSLLYPYEVIQEIADFIVKGSGMRPKVGIICGSGLGSLAEIIQNAKVFEYEKIPNFPVSTVEGHAGKLVVGTLEGVNVMAMQGRFHFYEGYPLAKCSMPVRVMKLCGVEYLFATNAAGGINPKFAVGDIMLMHDHVNMLGFAGNSPLQGPNDPRFGPRFPALVNSYNKDLINKAIEIGKSMGIESNMHVGVYSCLGGPTYETIAELKALRMMGVDAVGMSTVHEVITARHCDMKVFAFSLITNKCSTEYSDKKDEEANHDEVMAVAKNRQKACCELVSRLIAEIQKTL from the exons atgcttgttTCGGCCTTAACACAAATTCCAAAGtttcaaaattttcaatttggaaATAAGTTACAACTTTTACTGCCCTACAGCGAACCACTCAGAAGCAAGATGTGCTCGCGCGATTGTTGTTCGGGAAAGAGTGGCTCAAGCAAGCCTGGCAATGCGTGCTCCGACAAGAAGGGCAAGGCCGATACCGAGCTTGTGGTGCCAACGCCGCAAAGCTTGTT GTATCCATATGAGGTTATTCAGGAGATCGCCGACTTCATTGTGAAGGGCTCAGGCATGCGACCAAAAGTTGGCATTATTTGTGGGTCTGGTCTTGGATCACTTGCCGAAATCATTCAAAATGCGAAAGTTTTTGAATACGAGAAGATCCCCAACTTCCCGGTGTCTACAGTGGAAGGTCATGCCGGCAAGCTGGTTGTTGGCACGCTTGAGGGCGTCAACGTCATGGCAATGCAGGGTCGTTTTCACTTCTACGAAGGCTATCCGCTGGCGAAGTGCTCTATGCCCGTGCGCGTTATGAAGCTATGTGGAGTAGAGTATTTGTTTGCCACAAATGCTGCAGGCGGTATCAACCCAAAGTTTGCCGTTGGCGATATTATGCTGATGCACGACCATGTAAATATGCTTGGCTTTGCGGGAAACTCACCTTTGCAAGGACCCAACGATCCTCGGTTTGGCCCGCGGTTCCCGGCCCTAGTTAACTCTTACAATAAGGATCTGATAAACAAGGCTATTGAGATTGGCAAGTCGATGGGCATAGAGTCAAACATGCATGTGGGCGTTTACTCATGCCTCGGCGGGCCCACCTACGAGACGATTGCTGAGCTGAAGGCTCTCCGCATGATGGGTGTTGATGCAGTAGGCATGTCAACGGTGCACGAAGTTATCACTGCCCGCCACTGCGACATGAAAGTATTTGCCTTCAGCTTGATCACAAACAAATGCTCCACCGAATACAGTGACAAAAAGGACGAAGAGGCTAATCATGATGAAGTTATGGCTGTGGCCAAAAACAGGCAGAAGGCGTGCTGTGAGCTCGTTTCCCGTCTTATAGCCGAGATCCAAAAGACGTTGTAA
- the LOC108600971 gene encoding purine nucleoside phosphorylase isoform X2, translated as MTGYNNSSNGDVATSNSNHGNNGHNSGHKPAEYTAQEQHTREDERIQCSLTAEEYRAVRVMNEDTYPYEVIQEIADFIVKGSGMRPKVGIICGSGLGSLAEIIQNAKVFEYEKIPNFPVSTVEGHAGKLVVGTLEGVNVMAMQGRFHFYEGYPLAKCSMPVRVMKLCGVEYLFATNAAGGINPKFAVGDIMLMHDHVNMLGFAGNSPLQGPNDPRFGPRFPALVNSYNKDLINKAIEIGKSMGIESNMHVGVYSCLGGPTYETIAELKALRMMGVDAVGMSTVHEVITARHCDMKVFAFSLITNKCSTEYSDKKDEEANHDEVMAVAKNRQKACCELVSRLIAEIQKTL; from the exons ATGACGGGCTATAATAACTCATCAAACGGGGACGTGGCAACCAGCAATAGCAATCATGGCAACAATGGACATAACAGTGGACATAAGCCGGCTGAATACACCGCCCAGGAACAGCACAC AAGAGAAGACGAACGCATTCAGTGCTCCCTCACTGCCGAGGAGTACCGTGCAGTGCGCGTGATGAACGAAGACAC GTATCCATATGAGGTTATTCAGGAGATCGCCGACTTCATTGTGAAGGGCTCAGGCATGCGACCAAAAGTTGGCATTATTTGTGGGTCTGGTCTTGGATCACTTGCCGAAATCATTCAAAATGCGAAAGTTTTTGAATACGAGAAGATCCCCAACTTCCCGGTGTCTACAGTGGAAGGTCATGCCGGCAAGCTGGTTGTTGGCACGCTTGAGGGCGTCAACGTCATGGCAATGCAGGGTCGTTTTCACTTCTACGAAGGCTATCCGCTGGCGAAGTGCTCTATGCCCGTGCGCGTTATGAAGCTATGTGGAGTAGAGTATTTGTTTGCCACAAATGCTGCAGGCGGTATCAACCCAAAGTTTGCCGTTGGCGATATTATGCTGATGCACGACCATGTAAATATGCTTGGCTTTGCGGGAAACTCACCTTTGCAAGGACCCAACGATCCTCGGTTTGGCCCGCGGTTCCCGGCCCTAGTTAACTCTTACAATAAGGATCTGATAAACAAGGCTATTGAGATTGGCAAGTCGATGGGCATAGAGTCAAACATGCATGTGGGCGTTTACTCATGCCTCGGCGGGCCCACCTACGAGACGATTGCTGAGCTGAAGGCTCTCCGCATGATGGGTGTTGATGCAGTAGGCATGTCAACGGTGCACGAAGTTATCACTGCCCGCCACTGCGACATGAAAGTATTTGCCTTCAGCTTGATCACAAACAAATGCTCCACCGAATACAGTGACAAAAAGGACGAAGAGGCTAATCATGATGAAGTTATGGCTGTGGCCAAAAACAGGCAGAAGGCGTGCTGTGAGCTCGTTTCCCGTCTTATAGCCGAGATCCAAAAGACGTTGTAA
- the LOC108600971 gene encoding purine nucleoside phosphorylase isoform X4 → MCSRDCCSGKSGSSKPGNACSDKKGKADTELVVPTPQSLLEDERIQCSLTAEEYRAVRVMNEDTYPYEVIQEIADFIVKGSGMRPKVGIICGSGLGSLAEIIQNAKVFEYEKIPNFPVSTVEGHAGKLVVGTLEGVNVMAMQGRFHFYEGYPLAKCSMPVRVMKLCGVEYLFATNAAGGINPKFAVGDIMLMHDHVNMLGFAGNSPLQGPNDPRFGPRFPALVNSYNKDLINKAIEIGKSMGIESNMHVGVYSCLGGPTYETIAELKALRMMGVDAVGMSTVHEVITARHCDMKVFAFSLITNKCSTEYSDKKDEEANHDEVMAVAKNRQKACCELVSRLIAEIQKTL, encoded by the exons ATGTGCTCGCGCGATTGTTGTTCGGGAAAGAGTGGCTCAAGCAAGCCTGGCAATGCGTGCTCCGACAAGAAGGGCAAGGCCGATACCGAGCTTGTGGTGCCAACGCCGCAAAGCTTGTT AGAAGACGAACGCATTCAGTGCTCCCTCACTGCCGAGGAGTACCGTGCAGTGCGCGTGATGAACGAAGACAC GTATCCATATGAGGTTATTCAGGAGATCGCCGACTTCATTGTGAAGGGCTCAGGCATGCGACCAAAAGTTGGCATTATTTGTGGGTCTGGTCTTGGATCACTTGCCGAAATCATTCAAAATGCGAAAGTTTTTGAATACGAGAAGATCCCCAACTTCCCGGTGTCTACAGTGGAAGGTCATGCCGGCAAGCTGGTTGTTGGCACGCTTGAGGGCGTCAACGTCATGGCAATGCAGGGTCGTTTTCACTTCTACGAAGGCTATCCGCTGGCGAAGTGCTCTATGCCCGTGCGCGTTATGAAGCTATGTGGAGTAGAGTATTTGTTTGCCACAAATGCTGCAGGCGGTATCAACCCAAAGTTTGCCGTTGGCGATATTATGCTGATGCACGACCATGTAAATATGCTTGGCTTTGCGGGAAACTCACCTTTGCAAGGACCCAACGATCCTCGGTTTGGCCCGCGGTTCCCGGCCCTAGTTAACTCTTACAATAAGGATCTGATAAACAAGGCTATTGAGATTGGCAAGTCGATGGGCATAGAGTCAAACATGCATGTGGGCGTTTACTCATGCCTCGGCGGGCCCACCTACGAGACGATTGCTGAGCTGAAGGCTCTCCGCATGATGGGTGTTGATGCAGTAGGCATGTCAACGGTGCACGAAGTTATCACTGCCCGCCACTGCGACATGAAAGTATTTGCCTTCAGCTTGATCACAAACAAATGCTCCACCGAATACAGTGACAAAAAGGACGAAGAGGCTAATCATGATGAAGTTATGGCTGTGGCCAAAAACAGGCAGAAGGCGTGCTGTGAGCTCGTTTCCCGTCTTATAGCCGAGATCCAAAAGACGTTGTAA
- the LOC108600971 gene encoding purine nucleoside phosphorylase isoform X3, translated as MTGYNNSSNGDVATSNSNHGNNGHNSGHKPAEYTAQEQHTYPYEVIQEIADFIVKGSGMRPKVGIICGSGLGSLAEIIQNAKVFEYEKIPNFPVSTVEGHAGKLVVGTLEGVNVMAMQGRFHFYEGYPLAKCSMPVRVMKLCGVEYLFATNAAGGINPKFAVGDIMLMHDHVNMLGFAGNSPLQGPNDPRFGPRFPALVNSYNKDLINKAIEIGKSMGIESNMHVGVYSCLGGPTYETIAELKALRMMGVDAVGMSTVHEVITARHCDMKVFAFSLITNKCSTEYSDKKDEEANHDEVMAVAKNRQKACCELVSRLIAEIQKTL; from the exons ATGACGGGCTATAATAACTCATCAAACGGGGACGTGGCAACCAGCAATAGCAATCATGGCAACAATGGACATAACAGTGGACATAAGCCGGCTGAATACACCGCCCAGGAACAGCACAC GTATCCATATGAGGTTATTCAGGAGATCGCCGACTTCATTGTGAAGGGCTCAGGCATGCGACCAAAAGTTGGCATTATTTGTGGGTCTGGTCTTGGATCACTTGCCGAAATCATTCAAAATGCGAAAGTTTTTGAATACGAGAAGATCCCCAACTTCCCGGTGTCTACAGTGGAAGGTCATGCCGGCAAGCTGGTTGTTGGCACGCTTGAGGGCGTCAACGTCATGGCAATGCAGGGTCGTTTTCACTTCTACGAAGGCTATCCGCTGGCGAAGTGCTCTATGCCCGTGCGCGTTATGAAGCTATGTGGAGTAGAGTATTTGTTTGCCACAAATGCTGCAGGCGGTATCAACCCAAAGTTTGCCGTTGGCGATATTATGCTGATGCACGACCATGTAAATATGCTTGGCTTTGCGGGAAACTCACCTTTGCAAGGACCCAACGATCCTCGGTTTGGCCCGCGGTTCCCGGCCCTAGTTAACTCTTACAATAAGGATCTGATAAACAAGGCTATTGAGATTGGCAAGTCGATGGGCATAGAGTCAAACATGCATGTGGGCGTTTACTCATGCCTCGGCGGGCCCACCTACGAGACGATTGCTGAGCTGAAGGCTCTCCGCATGATGGGTGTTGATGCAGTAGGCATGTCAACGGTGCACGAAGTTATCACTGCCCGCCACTGCGACATGAAAGTATTTGCCTTCAGCTTGATCACAAACAAATGCTCCACCGAATACAGTGACAAAAAGGACGAAGAGGCTAATCATGATGAAGTTATGGCTGTGGCCAAAAACAGGCAGAAGGCGTGCTGTGAGCTCGTTTCCCGTCTTATAGCCGAGATCCAAAAGACGTTGTAA